In Ruminiclostridium papyrosolvens DSM 2782, the following proteins share a genomic window:
- a CDS encoding response regulator transcription factor translates to MNILLVEDDAPLAMGIEYALKKQDFAVSIAKNIKDAHRMFNEDIQLILLDVTLPDGNGYDFCKQIRQTSNVPIIFMTALDDEPNVVFGLDIGGDDYISKPVRTSELISRINAIMRRQKQIEGVDTGKITSGNVVVEPLKCKVYVNLQEVFLTAVEYKLLLVLLENKGIVISRNTIIEKLWDIDSNFVDYNTLNVYMKRLREKIETEDEKHIETVRGLGYMWKE, encoded by the coding sequence ATGAATATATTACTTGTGGAAGATGATGCACCCCTTGCTATGGGGATTGAATATGCATTGAAAAAGCAGGATTTTGCAGTATCAATAGCAAAGAATATTAAAGATGCACACAGGATGTTTAATGAAGACATACAATTAATTCTGCTGGATGTTACTCTTCCGGACGGAAACGGATATGATTTCTGCAAGCAGATACGGCAGACCAGCAATGTGCCTATAATTTTTATGACAGCACTTGATGATGAGCCTAATGTAGTATTCGGACTTGATATAGGCGGTGATGACTATATTTCAAAGCCTGTAAGAACCAGCGAATTAATATCAAGGATAAATGCCATTATGAGAAGGCAGAAGCAGATTGAGGGCGTTGATACCGGGAAAATTACCAGTGGAAATGTTGTGGTTGAACCCTTGAAATGCAAGGTTTATGTGAATTTACAAGAGGTTTTTCTTACAGCTGTTGAATATAAGCTGTTGCTTGTACTGCTTGAAAATAAAGGGATTGTAATAAGCAGAAACACTATTATTGAAAAGCTCTGGGATATTGACAGTAATTTTGTTGATTATAATACTCTTAATGTTTATATGAAAAGACTCCGTGAAAAGATAGAAACAGAAGATGAAAAGCATATAGAGACAGTGAGAGGTTTGGGGTATATGTGGAAAGAATGA
- a CDS encoding ABC transporter permease — protein sequence MKNYSALTSRYLKKHKGRTVLTLIGIIIAIAMFTAIGSIYYSGINSEIQNAKANGDFQVYFFELGKENVNTLASNAEFKNIGITKQEGTYKFESDKLTESLRTLDIKSYDAAAFKDIFKVKLVEGRLPKNSSEILIDKKISSVIKDKKISNVLKGTLTGKNESSSVKEYTIVGVYDSNYITNTALSYLDIKTSSDSKDYFLYANMKSEKNIVDNAQKIAKANDVKIDINTRLLYLMGEGPDKTRNAGMDKIFAIIAGFVIVCTVVVIYNAFNISVMERIKHFGILRSIGATKAQIRRLVFKEAAIMSAISVPIGIIAGFAGIFITFRLVMHGFLGAFEIGFYPQVIIVAALLGIFTVFISAFFPARTASKVSPIDAIRGTVVVKGDKAKRRGGRWAKLLFSFEGQVAYKNIKRNRKRFYITCISLMISIIMFVFFSNFIDIFLQSNKIASQAVKVESTFINNGGVYLGNLPKQVKELEGIKETYEMSSEYITYTIDKKMLSDKFKDSLKSKNKLEEYGQNYLINNVNLFGYDESCLKLFNKENKTNIDYNNFKNNNEVIIVNKARGSIDKKTIYDSFTQYKVGDEIKMPVLNSSYMKSPDAEQLKRLIDNGNTITFKVVGVVEYESVLQNIPYNSCGIIMSHDSFKKLTGADELSILAINFNSPEYAEKNYEKLNMLADEHKAQYMDVYKQKKQSDDQMNQMLILVYGFISLIILISTVNIINTVTINLLVKKREYATFKAIGMTKGQFQKLVLLEGALFGIIACIIGLPIAFLLTYLGILSNNPLGDIGYQAAWWPYLYGGLGMIGITLLAALFPLRKLNDMNIVESLRVEE from the coding sequence ATGAAAAACTATTCAGCACTTACCTCACGGTACTTAAAAAAGCATAAAGGAAGAACTGTACTTACTCTTATAGGAATTATTATAGCCATAGCAATGTTTACGGCTATAGGCAGTATTTACTACAGTGGAATTAATAGTGAAATTCAAAACGCAAAGGCAAATGGTGATTTTCAAGTTTACTTTTTTGAATTGGGAAAAGAAAATGTTAATACATTAGCTTCCAATGCTGAATTTAAAAACATTGGAATCACAAAGCAGGAAGGAACCTACAAGTTTGAAAGTGATAAGTTAACAGAATCCTTGAGAACACTTGATATTAAGAGCTATGATGCCGCAGCTTTTAAAGATATTTTCAAGGTTAAGTTAGTGGAAGGGCGACTCCCTAAGAATAGCTCGGAAATATTGATAGACAAAAAAATAAGCTCTGTTATAAAGGATAAAAAAATAAGCAATGTGCTAAAAGGTACCTTGACAGGCAAGAACGAGTCTTCAAGTGTCAAAGAGTACACTATTGTAGGGGTATACGACAGCAACTACATCACTAATACCGCATTAAGCTATCTGGACATAAAGACTTCTTCTGATTCAAAGGATTATTTCTTGTATGCAAATATGAAAAGCGAAAAAAATATAGTTGATAATGCACAAAAAATAGCAAAAGCAAACGATGTAAAAATAGATATAAACACACGTCTCTTATACCTTATGGGTGAAGGGCCTGATAAAACCAGAAATGCCGGTATGGATAAGATATTTGCCATAATTGCAGGATTTGTTATTGTATGTACGGTTGTGGTTATATACAATGCATTTAATATATCTGTAATGGAAAGAATCAAGCATTTCGGTATACTTCGCAGTATAGGAGCCACCAAAGCTCAGATAAGAAGATTGGTTTTCAAAGAAGCTGCAATAATGAGTGCAATATCTGTACCTATTGGTATTATTGCGGGCTTTGCAGGGATATTTATCACCTTCAGGCTGGTTATGCACGGCTTTTTAGGAGCTTTTGAAATTGGATTTTACCCACAGGTAATTATTGTTGCTGCTCTTTTAGGAATATTCACAGTGTTTATTTCTGCATTTTTTCCGGCGAGAACAGCATCAAAGGTGTCACCTATAGATGCAATAAGGGGTACTGTAGTTGTAAAGGGAGATAAGGCCAAGAGAAGAGGCGGACGTTGGGCAAAACTACTTTTCAGCTTTGAAGGTCAGGTTGCCTACAAGAACATTAAAAGGAACCGAAAAAGATTTTATATTACCTGTATATCACTTATGATATCCATTATTATGTTCGTATTTTTCTCGAACTTTATAGATATATTCCTCCAGAGCAACAAGATAGCAAGTCAGGCTGTAAAGGTTGAAAGTACTTTTATCAACAACGGCGGCGTATATCTGGGCAATCTTCCAAAACAGGTTAAAGAGCTGGAGGGAATAAAAGAGACATATGAAATGTCCAGCGAATATATTACGTATACTATTGATAAAAAAATGCTTTCAGACAAATTCAAGGATTCTTTGAAAAGTAAAAATAAGTTGGAAGAATATGGACAGAACTATCTTATCAACAATGTTAATCTCTTTGGTTATGACGAGAGTTGTCTCAAACTCTTTAATAAAGAAAATAAAACAAATATTGACTATAACAACTTTAAAAATAACAATGAGGTAATCATTGTAAATAAGGCAAGAGGAAGTATAGATAAAAAAACAATATATGATAGCTTTACACAATACAAGGTAGGGGACGAAATAAAAATGCCTGTTTTAAACAGCAGTTATATGAAGAGCCCTGATGCCGAACAGTTGAAGCGTCTTATTGATAATGGAAATACAATTACCTTTAAGGTAGTCGGTGTGGTTGAGTATGAGTCAGTATTACAAAATATCCCATACAACAGTTGCGGCATAATAATGTCCCATGACAGTTTTAAGAAATTAACGGGAGCAGATGAACTATCAATATTGGCTATAAACTTTAATTCACCTGAATATGCTGAAAAAAATTATGAGAAGCTTAATATGCTTGCTGATGAACACAAAGCCCAGTACATGGATGTATATAAGCAGAAAAAACAGTCTGACGACCAGATGAACCAGATGTTGATTCTTGTATACGGTTTCATCAGCCTTATAATACTTATATCAACTGTAAATATAATTAATACGGTAACAATCAATCTTCTTGTAAAGAAGAGGGAGTACGCTACTTTTAAGGCCATAGGTATGACAAAAGGACAATTTCAGAAGCTGGTGCTTTTAGAAGGAGCTTTGTTCGGAATAATTGCTTGTATAATAGGACTGCCAATCGCCTTCCTTCTTACCTACCTTGGTATACTCAGCAATAATCCGCTTGGTGATATTGGTTATCAAGCAGCTTGGTGGCCATATTTATACGGAGGATTGGGAATGATTGGAATTACACTTTTAGCTGCACTGTTCCCATTGAGAAAATTAAACGATATGAACATTGTGGAATCACTTCGTGTTGAGGAGTAA
- a CDS encoding ABC transporter ATP-binding protein, whose protein sequence is MKEVLRIENLTKKYGKGQNEVTAVDNISFSVEKGEFVAIIGPSGSGKSTLLHLLGGVDKPTSGKVYIDDKDIYGLREKDLSILRRRKVGFVFQAYNLIPVLTAEENVLMPLLLDSRKEDKKYIDELLNILDLKERRKHLPSELSGGQQQRVSIGRALANKPSIILADEPTGNLDTKNSREVLELLKYSAKKYNQTLILISHDMNIASMADRVITIVDGKISSDEVVRQ, encoded by the coding sequence ATGAAAGAAGTTTTAAGAATCGAAAATTTGACAAAGAAATATGGTAAAGGACAAAATGAGGTAACAGCAGTTGACAATATAAGTTTTTCAGTTGAAAAAGGTGAGTTTGTTGCGATTATAGGGCCAAGCGGCTCCGGTAAAAGTACATTGCTGCATTTATTAGGGGGAGTTGATAAACCCACTTCCGGTAAAGTATATATTGATGACAAGGATATTTACGGACTAAGGGAAAAAGATTTATCAATACTCAGAAGAAGAAAAGTGGGTTTTGTATTTCAGGCATATAACCTTATCCCCGTATTGACAGCAGAAGAGAATGTTCTCATGCCTCTGCTTCTGGACAGCAGGAAGGAGGATAAGAAATACATTGACGAACTACTAAATATACTTGATTTAAAAGAAAGAAGAAAGCACCTGCCATCAGAACTTTCAGGAGGACAGCAGCAGCGTGTTTCAATAGGAAGAGCACTTGCAAATAAACCATCAATAATTCTAGCTGACGAGCCTACAGGAAACCTTGATACAAAAAACTCCAGAGAGGTTCTGGAATTGTTAAAATACTCTGCAAAAAAATACAATCAGACACTTATACTCATTTCACATGATATGAATATAGCAAGTATGGCAGACAGGGTTATAACTATAGTGGACGGTAAAATTTCTTCCGATGAGGTGGTGAGACAATGA
- a CDS encoding glycosyl hydrolase family 8: MTDGAYYTKQYPDLFSEIGISHELIKKKIDETFNTMFFDPEDKLYFEMGKDMGYIMDTGNNDARTEGMSYGMMMAVQMDRKDIFDRLWLFSKTYMQHTKGKYQGYFAWSVATDGTKNYDGPAPDGEEYFAMALFFASSRWGDGIPPFDYSAQAREILRHCLHQAEIVKGGKAMWDNSNYYIKFVPEAAYSDPSYHLPHFYELFALKADEQDRPFWKKAAEESRKYLHMSCNKDTGMAPEYAKFDGTPKLLFRDYEFYSDAYRVAMNIGLDAAWFNKDNSLGETVDKLQAFFSENTKLGEYKAYTITGKPFDEPAMHPVAIIATNAAGSLAAKGKYRHQWVKDFWELPLRKGERRYYDNCLYFFSLLMLAGKYRIYI, encoded by the coding sequence ATGACAGACGGAGCATACTATACAAAACAATATCCTGATTTGTTTTCTGAAATAGGTATTTCCCATGAATTAATCAAAAAGAAAATAGATGAAACTTTCAATACCATGTTTTTTGACCCCGAGGATAAGCTTTATTTTGAAATGGGTAAAGACATGGGGTACATAATGGATACAGGCAACAATGATGCACGGACTGAGGGAATGAGTTACGGCATGATGATGGCCGTCCAGATGGACAGAAAAGACATATTTGACAGACTGTGGCTTTTCTCAAAAACATATATGCAACATACCAAGGGTAAGTACCAGGGTTATTTTGCATGGTCTGTGGCAACTGACGGCACAAAGAATTATGATGGCCCTGCGCCTGACGGTGAAGAGTATTTCGCAATGGCTCTTTTCTTTGCAAGCAGCAGATGGGGGGACGGGATTCCGCCTTTTGACTACAGTGCTCAGGCAAGAGAGATTTTGAGACATTGCCTGCATCAGGCTGAAATTGTTAAAGGCGGAAAAGCCATGTGGGACAATTCAAACTACTACATCAAATTTGTCCCGGAAGCGGCTTATTCAGACCCATCTTATCATCTGCCTCATTTTTACGAGCTTTTTGCACTAAAAGCAGATGAACAGGATAGGCCTTTTTGGAAAAAAGCCGCAGAAGAAAGCAGAAAATATCTGCATATGTCATGTAACAAGGATACCGGAATGGCTCCTGAGTATGCAAAATTTGATGGTACTCCCAAGCTGCTGTTCAGGGATTATGAATTTTATTCCGATGCCTATAGGGTAGCAATGAATATAGGTTTGGATGCTGCCTGGTTCAACAAGGATAATTCACTGGGAGAAACGGTAGATAAATTGCAGGCCTTTTTCAGCGAAAATACAAAACTAGGCGAATACAAGGCCTATACTATTACGGGAAAACCTTTTGATGAGCCTGCCATGCACCCGGTTGCAATAATTGCAACTAATGCTGCCGGTTCCTTGGCGGCAAAAGGGAAATATCGTCATCAGTGGGTCAAGGATTTCTGGGAACTCCCTTTAAGAAAAGGAGAGCGCAGATATTACGATAACTGTCTTTATTTTTTCAGCTTGCTGATGCTGGCAGGCAAATACAGAATATATATATAG
- the corA gene encoding magnesium/cobalt transporter CorA: MQKIVKSRLKTIGLPPGSLVHIGDKKRDTTVITRIEYGEDTCNQSNISSKDLSEIKQSEGKAIWLNIEGLNETEVLAQIGDKFGLHPLVMEDILNTDQRPKIEFSQDYMYICAKMLNYDKKLGEFDIEQISLVLGKNFVISFCEKDTDIFAPVIKRLSLSAGRIRKLGTDYLMYCLLDIIVDNYFTVLEDFSEEIEVAEDELIVQSTSKTLKTIHKLKRQVLFLHKAVWPLRDVLSSLERGESELINESTNIFIRDLYDHVVQAMDTTETIRDILSSMLDIYLSSTSNRMNEIMKVLTIISTVFMPLSFIVGIYGMNIRNMPELGWPYMYPVLWGVMIAIVAFMLYYFKKKKWW, encoded by the coding sequence ATGCAAAAAATTGTTAAATCCCGTTTAAAAACAATAGGACTTCCTCCGGGGAGTCTTGTTCACATTGGTGACAAAAAAAGGGATACCACAGTTATAACCCGGATTGAGTACGGAGAAGATACTTGCAATCAAAGTAATATTTCTTCAAAAGATTTGTCTGAAATAAAGCAATCTGAAGGAAAAGCGATTTGGTTGAATATTGAAGGCTTGAATGAGACTGAAGTTCTGGCCCAAATAGGCGATAAATTCGGTCTGCATCCACTGGTAATGGAGGATATTCTTAATACCGACCAACGTCCCAAAATCGAGTTTAGCCAGGACTATATGTACATTTGTGCAAAGATGCTTAACTATGACAAGAAGCTCGGTGAATTTGACATAGAGCAAATCAGCCTTGTTCTGGGTAAGAATTTTGTTATATCCTTTTGTGAAAAGGATACGGATATTTTTGCGCCGGTAATTAAGCGTTTAAGCCTTAGCGCAGGCAGAATAAGAAAGCTTGGCACAGATTACCTTATGTATTGTCTGCTGGATATAATTGTGGACAATTATTTTACCGTACTGGAGGACTTCAGTGAAGAGATTGAGGTTGCAGAGGATGAGCTGATAGTACAGTCTACTTCAAAGACACTTAAAACCATACATAAGCTAAAAAGGCAGGTTCTATTCCTTCACAAGGCTGTCTGGCCCTTAAGAGATGTTTTGTCTTCCCTTGAACGGGGTGAGAGTGAGCTTATAAATGAGTCTACTAACATATTTATAAGAGATTTGTATGATCACGTTGTTCAGGCTATGGATACGACCGAAACCATCAGAGATATACTTTCAAGTATGTTGGACATATATCTTTCAAGCACCAGTAACCGCATGAACGAAATAATGAAGGTACTAACTATTATATCCACTGTCTTTATGCCCTTATCCTTTATTGTAGGTATATATGGCATGAATATCAGAAATATGCCCGAACTGGGCTGGCCATACATGTACCCTGTTTTATGGGGAGTGATGATTGCAATTGTTGCCTTCATGCTTTATTATTTTAAAAAGAAAAAGTGGTGGTAG
- a CDS encoding helix-turn-helix domain-containing protein: MSRIGQEINKVRLKKGKTPKQLAKALGVSESFVLDIESGKKIVSDDMIGRISKALDFELGPIGLFASDDKFAPSTGNKDSVRPVKKVASVATNEPVQQVWDDAFGNILKTVPVYGYKMDKIIDKKLLPIEKNKVEGYAKEKVFYLNIEDTDMAGFRIFKGDRAFGVLENQIDKDGIFLIEYNGERAVRQVKKLQGDKLLLVYNRGTLITETVSTKEIKIVARLVKLEVIL; this comes from the coding sequence ATGAGCAGGATAGGCCAAGAAATAAATAAGGTGAGGTTAAAAAAAGGAAAGACTCCAAAGCAGCTCGCAAAGGCATTGGGAGTTTCAGAGAGTTTTGTACTGGATATAGAATCAGGTAAAAAAATAGTTAGTGACGACATGATTGGCAGGATTTCTAAAGCACTTGACTTTGAACTTGGGCCTATAGGACTTTTTGCTTCGGATGATAAGTTCGCACCGAGTACCGGAAATAAGGATAGTGTCCGTCCTGTTAAAAAAGTGGCGTCTGTTGCCACTAATGAACCTGTACAACAGGTATGGGATGATGCTTTCGGAAATATTTTGAAAACAGTTCCTGTTTACGGCTACAAAATGGACAAGATTATAGACAAAAAATTGCTTCCCATAGAAAAGAACAAGGTTGAGGGTTATGCAAAGGAAAAGGTCTTCTATCTGAATATAGAAGACACTGATATGGCAGGATTCAGGATATTTAAAGGGGACAGAGCCTTCGGTGTTCTTGAAAACCAGATAGATAAAGACGGCATATTTCTTATTGAATACAATGGAGAAAGAGCTGTAAGACAGGTGAAGAAACTTCAGGGAGACAAGCTACTTCTGGTTTACAATAGGGGAACACTTATAACTGAGACTGTAAGTACTAAGGAAATCAAGATAGTTGCCAGACTGGTAAAACTGGAAGTAATTCTTTAA
- a CDS encoding class I SAM-dependent methyltransferase produces MSFYEKISKYYDYIFPTGKEQLDFLKEIAGKPPKSVLDIACGTGGYSLELDRRGYNVTAVDLDKEMVRRLEVKAKENNQSVKFMQGNMLELQNKISDSFDLVFCIGNSIVHLENLEQIREFVKTAKKLTGKEGNLVLQIINFDRIILRDIKGLPTIENKDAGLTFERNYRYDRSCNRIYFNTCLSVDGEVYENEIPLYPLREDELVEAVLNAGFKRVKLFADFSGNEFDKYNSFMLVLWAR; encoded by the coding sequence ATGTCATTTTATGAAAAGATATCTAAATATTATGATTACATTTTTCCGACGGGAAAAGAGCAGCTTGATTTTCTCAAGGAGATTGCAGGGAAACCGCCAAAATCAGTACTGGATATAGCTTGTGGGACAGGGGGGTACTCTCTTGAACTGGACAGACGGGGCTACAATGTTACGGCGGTGGATTTAGACAAAGAAATGGTACGCCGGCTTGAGGTTAAGGCGAAGGAAAATAATCAATCAGTAAAATTTATGCAGGGAAATATGCTTGAGTTGCAGAATAAGATTTCTGATAGCTTTGATTTGGTATTTTGCATTGGAAATTCAATAGTGCATCTTGAAAATCTGGAGCAGATAAGGGAGTTTGTAAAGACAGCAAAGAAATTGACCGGTAAAGAAGGCAACCTCGTGCTTCAGATAATAAACTTTGACAGAATAATACTTAGAGACATTAAAGGTCTGCCGACTATTGAAAACAAAGATGCAGGACTTACTTTTGAGAGAAACTACAGATATGACAGGAGCTGCAACAGGATATATTTTAATACTTGTCTTAGCGTTGACGGTGAGGTATATGAAAATGAAATACCTCTTTATCCCCTTAGAGAGGATGAACTGGTAGAAGCAGTTTTGAATGCAGGCTTTAAAAGAGTAAAGCTTTTTGCTGATTTTAGCGGGAATGAGTTTGACAAGTATAACTCATTTATGTTGGTACTTTGGGCAAGATAG
- the trmB gene encoding tRNA (guanosine(46)-N7)-methyltransferase TrmB gives MRLRRKPWARPELAACDFYVKDPPGYKGRWREVFGNNNPIHLELGCGKGGFISRLAADNQNINYIAVDIKSEVLGLAKRKIEKEYNEKGIEEIKNIRLMSQNIELIDNMLDTTDAINKIYINFCNPWPKTPYKKKRLTHGKQLIKYKQFMAQGAEIWFKTDDDGLFEDSVKYFEENGFIIKYKTLNLHESGFEENVPTEHEIMFSEDGILIKFLIAEYIMETPEVTFSDINTKEEN, from the coding sequence GTGAGGCTTAGAAGAAAACCATGGGCAAGACCTGAACTGGCGGCATGTGATTTTTATGTGAAGGATCCGCCCGGTTATAAGGGCAGATGGAGGGAGGTTTTTGGAAACAATAATCCGATACATCTGGAACTGGGGTGCGGCAAGGGAGGTTTTATATCCAGGCTTGCTGCTGACAATCAAAATATTAACTATATTGCTGTAGATATAAAAAGTGAAGTTCTTGGACTGGCAAAGCGAAAGATTGAGAAGGAATATAATGAAAAAGGTATTGAGGAAATAAAGAATATCAGGCTTATGTCCCAGAATATTGAATTAATTGATAATATGCTGGACACAACAGATGCAATTAACAAGATTTATATTAACTTCTGTAATCCGTGGCCTAAGACTCCGTACAAGAAAAAAAGACTGACACATGGTAAACAGCTTATAAAGTACAAGCAATTTATGGCGCAAGGTGCGGAAATATGGTTTAAGACTGATGACGACGGTCTTTTTGAAGATTCAGTAAAATATTTTGAAGAAAATGGGTTTATAATAAAATATAAGACCTTGAATTTACATGAAAGTGGTTTTGAGGAGAATGTTCCTACAGAACATGAAATAATGTTCTCTGAAGATGGAATTCTAATAAAATTCCTGATTGCAGAATATATAATGGAAACACCTGAAGTTACTTTCAGTGATATAAATACAAAAGAGGAAAATTAA
- a CDS encoding undecaprenyl-diphosphate phosphatase — translation MDTLLFVLKSIVLGIVEGVTEFLPISSTGHLIIFEKLMKFESVSPNYVEMYTYVIQLGAILAVVLLYWKKIRETIVNFFPQKVGYEKSGFKFWFMIFIACIPGAAVKLLLDKPVEKYLMSTVPVAIVLILGGFWMIYAEKKFRNNNLGKQKLSVTPKQALIIGAFQCLAIIPGMSRSASTIIGGWVAGLSTVIAAEFSFFLAIPVMFGYSLLEIIKIGGLTSLPAAELISLAVGFVVAFLVSVAVISQFISYLKRKPLKSFAIYRMIFAVIVLIAGFMGFF, via the coding sequence ATGGATACTTTGTTATTTGTGCTTAAATCAATAGTTCTGGGAATTGTTGAAGGTGTAACGGAATTTCTCCCTATTTCTTCAACAGGGCATTTGATTATATTTGAAAAGCTGATGAAATTTGAAAGTGTCAGCCCAAACTATGTTGAAATGTATACATATGTAATTCAGTTAGGTGCCATATTGGCAGTTGTTCTCTTATATTGGAAAAAGATAAGGGAAACTATTGTAAATTTCTTTCCTCAGAAGGTTGGGTATGAAAAGTCGGGTTTCAAATTCTGGTTTATGATTTTTATAGCGTGTATCCCCGGAGCAGCTGTTAAGCTTCTGCTGGATAAGCCTGTTGAAAAATATCTCATGTCTACCGTACCGGTAGCTATTGTTCTTATACTTGGCGGTTTTTGGATGATATATGCTGAAAAGAAGTTCAGAAACAACAATCTGGGTAAACAAAAGCTAAGCGTAACCCCAAAGCAAGCCTTGATAATTGGTGCTTTTCAGTGTCTGGCAATAATTCCGGGTATGTCCCGTTCCGCTTCAACAATAATAGGTGGATGGGTTGCAGGTCTTTCTACTGTCATAGCGGCAGAGTTTTCATTCTTCCTTGCCATTCCTGTTATGTTTGGGTACAGTCTATTGGAAATAATAAAAATAGGGGGCCTGACCTCACTTCCGGCGGCTGAGCTAATTTCTCTTGCAGTTGGGTTTGTTGTAGCGTTTTTAGTATCTGTGGCTGTAATCAGTCAGTTTATTTCTTATTTGAAAAGAAAGCCTCTCAAATCCTTTGCAATATACAGAATGATTTTTGCAGTTATAGTTTTAATAGCAGGCTTTATGGGATTCTTTTAA
- a CDS encoding CPC_1213 family protein, whose product MSGNKKNKKSDKQKEDGAFHSKNIKHDPQGESARAKFGKETRVSE is encoded by the coding sequence ATGAGCGGTAATAAAAAAAATAAAAAAAGTGATAAACAGAAAGAAGACGGTGCTTTCCACTCAAAAAATATAAAACATGATCCTCAAGGTGAAAGTGCCAGAGCAAAATTTGGTAAGGAAACTCGTGTATCGGAATAA